Genomic segment of Seriola aureovittata isolate HTS-2021-v1 ecotype China chromosome 1, ASM2101889v1, whole genome shotgun sequence:
ttaccttccaacaggacaatgaccctaagcacacagccCAGACATTGCAGGAGTGGCTTGGGGACAACTCTGTCATGTCCTTGAGTGGCCTGgccagagccctgacttgaacccaatGGAACATCactggagagacctgaaattAGCTACCAACCAACAGTTCCCAttcaacctgacagagcttgagaggtCTGCAGAGGAGAACGcggaaaatccccaaatccaggtgttcAAAGCTTATTGTATCAGGCTACAGTCATTGCCAAAGTTTCCTCAactaagtactgagtaaagggtctgaatacatgtgtcaatgtgatatttcattttttcttttatataaatctgtaaaaatttctaaaattctgttttcactgtgtcatCATGTGGTATcgagtgtagattgatgagggaaaaaaagaacttaaatgattttagcataagactgcaacataacaaatatgaaaaacttgaaggtgtctgaatactttctgattTTATAGTAAATGTAGAATTTAGCTTTGCATTACTCCCCAATTAAATACTCAATTTATAGCCAGTATTCaattaaaccattaaaaatataatacaaatgtCTAAAGACATTCATTCAGAGCAGAATCTATTAAAAGGTTCGGTTAATGTAGCCTAATCATATTACATTATCAGAGGACCCTGTTCTTTCATTGATCTAACTTTCTGACAAAAAACTAGGCTGGtgtattgttttcattcatgagaGATGTTGTAATAACTTGCTTATTCTGTACAGATAAAAAACCTTCTGTCTACGATCTTCAGGGACCAATTTGACAGTCCATTTCCCATTTTCACAGTCATTTAGCTGTTTAAAATACCTCAGAGCTGCTTCAGTGtagtacatatacagtatgtattacAGCTCAAAATTTATAATTGATACGCAAAACTTCAGTTTTGTAACTTATGTCTACGAAAGCAGTGTACTTTAAATTTGCATTAAATTAGAATTCAAACAGGTTAAAGCAGAACAATTCAGAGTACATGAAATGCCCAAAATCTGCATCTTTCTTACTAACAATGAAAACCTTGAGAGTGATAATCCTCCCAGGGCTAGAGGCATAATGTTTTCAagttgtccgtccatccatctctgtacatctgtctgtcccattctcgtgagTGTGATGTGTCAataacgccttgatggaattttttcaaatttggaacAAATGTAGATtttgatgtttacattttagtGGTTGAAGGTCAAGATATCTGTGACCTCACACAAATGCTTTTGGCCTCTTGAAGGTGTTATCTCAagaacaccttgagggaatttcttcacatttgacaGAAATGTTCATTTGGAGTCAAAGAtaaagtgattacatttttgtgaccAAAGGTCAGAGTTCAAGGTCAcacattcttgtgaatgtgatacaTGTGGAACAAACATCCACTTGGACTCATGGACGaagtgattagaatttggtggtcaaaaggtCAAGGACAtggtgacctcataaaacacgtttttggttgtaattgacaaattaatttgcaaatcatgacacagtttaacacaaatgtctaataggttaaatgatgaagtgaagacattttatgtccaataggtcaaaggtcaacttcactgtgacatcataatcttctgcaaaaacacttctggccattattcaatgctgtaactcaggaagtgAGATTGTGACCACATTTATTGCAACACTGACAGCTGGCAGAGGTATCCAGCCATGAGGCGATATGTCaacttttttgtattattttgaaaactgatttttacaCATTCTGTAATATCATTGTTGCAGTGTAATCTAATaatatcttttttgtttgtagtACCTTTCTCAACCTTTAGACAACTGGTCAGTTAAAGCAAAGTGAAAAGATTGCAGTGTTACAACCTGTTTTTTATGGCAGTCCCCTGAAACTAAAGTGAAAAAGATTATTACTTCCAATATTTTGCACAGATTATTCAGAAAGTCCATCATATTGCTCAGTGATTGCATGTTTgtgctaatgtgtgtgtatgaacactgagagataaagaaataatGATACGACATCAGtcatgtttcttttcctttattatAGTCATTTTAGACATGTTGGGGTTCATTTGACCATTTGAAAGAATGTGGTTAAAGGCACTGTAATCTTTAACATCGATTCCATAGGTTATAGAAGCTTTTATtcaattacagaaaaaacaaacagaaaaacttgaGTTTGTTGCATTTGGCATCAACAAGGTTGTTAGCAGCTGTAGAGCCGGTTGATTCTCAAGATGTCCCCGCGGGACATGCCCTGCCTCTGGCCGATCTGGACGTTGGGGTTGGGGATGGGGGTGATGGAGTCCCTCCCGTACTGGATGGAGAAGGCTGTTCTTCCATAGTGCATGATGGAGGAGTAGTCGTAGGGAGTGTTCAGGTTGTTGGTGGGCTGCTTGTGGAAGTTGTAGGCCATTCGTGGATCGATGTTCTCCCAGTTGATCCTGACGTATTGGTCGCGGTCACTCCTGGTCTGCTCGTGCTGGAAGCCCAGAGCGTGGTTGATCTCGTGCTGGATGATGCCGTGGTAGAGGCAGCCCTGCCTGTTGAGAGAGAGCAcctgtctgcctccctctctgccaAGAGCCGAGAAACATCCGGCTCTGTTCTCGACGCTGATGTAGTCGTACTCGTTCTGACGGGGGACGAAGCGGATGCAGGTCCTGCTTTGGTAGGACTTCATGGCCACGTCGATCTTCTGCTTCTCCCAGCTGGTGAACTCACGGCTCATGGTGAAGGGGATCATCACCAAGCCGTTGGAGGCTTTCCTCCACAGGCAACTCTGGGACCAGCACGTCATGGCGTTTCTGGTTCTGGGAGCCAGCAGgtctccttccagcaggatctCATTGGTGGCGTTGTTAGAAGTCAGAATCCTGGTGGTGATGTCCATGGTGTCTGGGACTTCTTCTGCGCTTCCTTCCTCCTGGAGAGGCTGAGCCTTAGAGAGGCCGAGcaggaccagcagcagcaggctggcaGAGGGAGTCATCTTCAGGGTCAGTCCAGAGGCTGTGGAGCTTGTGTGGAGAGACTGTTTGAGGCTTGATGTTTGACTCAGTGCAGTCCAGGGTTTTTATACTCTCCTCTGCAGGTGTGTCTGCAGGAGGATTATGGGCTGGGGTCCACACTGCTAGGCCTAAATAAACCTGTGAAGGGAGGACTCCACAGACAAACCCACTGTTTCAACATGGTTTGTTATCTCTGGTCATTAGATGAGCAGATAATACACTGAACAGATACAGACAGCATCTGAATATTTGCAGTAACAGTTGCTTTTTTCCCACAGGATTGACACAGTTTGTCACAAACTTCACACTTTTTCACTCTCATCAGTCTTCACTCAACATTCCGTAATTACAAAGCGAAAGCAGGCGTTCACAAATTTTTGCAAATATATCAAGAAGGGAAAACTAAATTAttacattgacataagtattcagaccctttgctatgacatttGAAATTTATCTCAGGTTCCTCTTTATCATCTTgaagatgtttctacaccttgactggagtccacctgtggtaaattcaattgattggacatgatttggaaaggcacacacctatGTATATAGGGTCTTACAGTTGCATGTCAGAGAGAGGCCAAGCCATGAGGttgaaggaactgcctgcagagctgaGACACAGGATTGTGTCGGGACACAGGTCTGGGGAAGGCTGACTGCCCAGCCAATCTAAGCAACTGGGGAGAAAGGCCTTGTTAAGAAgggtgaccaagaacctgatgcTCAGTCTGGCTGAACTTCACAGATCCTGTGTAGAGATAGGAGAACCTTCCAGAAAGACAACTATAactgcagcactccactgatCTGATCTCTATGGCAGAGTGGCTTCTCCTCTGAGAAAGCCCCTAAAGtactctcagactgtgagaaacaagatctgatgaaaccaagatttaACTTTCTGGCCTCATTTCTGAGCATATAGTCTTtaggaaacagtgaaacacggtggtggcagcatcatactgtggggttttttttccgtgccagggacagggagactggtcagggttgagggaaaGTTGAAGGGAGCAAAGTACAGACATATTTCTAGTAAAAACTTGGTCCAGagcgctcaggacctcagactggacCTAAGgtttaccttccaacaggacaatgaccctaaacacaCAGCCCAGACATTGCAGGAGTGGCTTGGGGACAACTCTGTCATGTCCTTGAGTGGCCTGgccagagccctgacttgaacccaatGGAACATCactggagagacctgaaattAGCTACCAACCAACAGTTCCCAttcaacctgacagagcttgagaggtCTGCAGAGGAGA
This window contains:
- the LOC130170511 gene encoding high choriolytic enzyme 1-like, with amino-acid sequence MTPSASLLLLVLLGLSKAQPLQEEGSAEEVPDTMDITTRILTSNNATNEILLEGDLLAPRTRNAMTCWSQSCLWRKASNGLVMIPFTMSREFTSWEKQKIDVAMKSYQSRTCIRFVPRQNEYDYISVENRAGCFSALGREGGRQVLSLNRQGCLYHGIIQHEINHALGFQHEQTRSDRDQYVRINWENIDPRMAYNFHKQPTNNLNTPYDYSSIMHYGRTAFSIQYGRDSITPIPNPNVQIGQRQGMSRGDILRINRLYSC